The genomic window ttgtaaaaagaattttgtcCGGTACACTtattaaccgtgcgattctgtactgtaatatagtctcaagtctctaaccgtgcgattctgtactctgatactgtctcaagtctctaaatttgagattttaagttagagccaatttttgagacttgagacgattgtgctattctgtaagtgacagtcacaaaatctataacatttaattattcagagatgtttttacacttgaatgaaaataaatatatcgataacaaatattaaattttctatcgCATAGTcgaaaaacataattatcaattaaaacaaaaatatatgttttctttgtttcataatatttacgaaattaatgtaaaattgatttatttttaagttgagttgagttgcttacaaaacaGAAAATAACTGCAATCGATTAATATCGATGATGATCGCTGtttagtatattcaaaatggcagacaagagttctttttggttttgtgacctgctaattaccaggtctcaagtttgagtcaatattttgagactaacgcttgagactgtttagtgaatagtaactagtgacaaattgagactttacctcaaaatgtctcaaatagaggcTAGAGACGGGTTACAGAATCCcgttataatttaattaattgataattttattaatttgtctaaatttaatttatattaacaaaaattattaaaaaattaataaatttagaacAATACTTATACTTTACcggtttttaatataattgaaattaataacatGATAAAATATTCTGATTTTCTAAGCATACATGGGAAAGTAAATAAAAGGCCGACGGAGCGTAATTGTagcaatttgtaatttttttcgaatcatTCTTTATTTCGAAAAGCccaaactataaaatattttgtaaactgGTATTTGGCAACACTTAAGCAAATTCGAAATGTCAAATTTAACCGGTTTAGAGCAGAGTTGCACTTTTAAGTTTTCGGTACAAGTTGTACGAGCAAGTCACGGCTACTGAATTTCCACTGTAAGTCATCTATTCGTTAATTCAGCGGTTATTTATCCTATTTCACTTGAAGTTagaataatcaatttggtattATGACATAGTATAATATGTATTACCAGAAAAGGATGCTTTCTGAAGATGATGGCTCTGCGAATTCCGTTAGTTGAACATGATGTGCGAAAGCGAgagaaaatttatattcaaaaatatattatttatttacacactttaaaatttttttatttataattttagccGAGTTTTGAGAGTATAGGTTCGAATTAAAAGTTCGCTGCCCCCTGCCAGCTAATTGTTGATGATTCCCTACCAAACCCACAAAATATATAGCCAAATCTATATGACACCCAATTCTGGATTGGCCACCGCTTATCCCATCTGTGTGCGACTCGACCACAACTGTTTGTGATAGATATTAACTTTAGTGACCCCCACTTTTTATAACCACTAACAATGAGCTGGCGAGCAGCGTTTCGAAGATGAAAATTTGGTTCATGAGTTTTTTTCTTACGATAACTATGTGGTTTCGGACTTCTATTGGTATCCCTTCTTATTGAAATGGTTGCAAGCGACTTTTTTGCATTGTTTAGTTTTTGGACATGACAGTCGGATTGGacgatttccatttttttgatattttcgacGGAACGCCTTCCAAAGAGAGGCGCACCTTTGACATAAAAATTTCTGAAACGGAATTGACGaaacgaaatttgaaaaattcttacaGCTTCAAGAGAcgcataaacataaaatatggcTTCGTTTCTCTACGTATGTATttggggctaagggaagtattgacccgatgtAACTGCATAGTGTGTACGTTCCCACGGCTGTTGGGGCTGCGGTATCGGAATGGACATGAATTTTTATCAGGTGAAAGGCTGTCAACTCTGCAGCATTCCTCCTTGGAATATAAAGAGTTACAGTTTGATTTGGACAACTTTTTATAAAGAGACGGCATATCTTAAAAGCcctttttcataagttttactGTGATATCTTCATTGGAGCGCCCTTTATATACAGTAAAGCGAAataatcagatggaatttataATGACGATATACGGCAACTAGGCGTGGTTATATACCGATTTCGTAATGTAAATTAAACATGTCAGAATAAAGCTGTTCACCAAGCTAAAGTTGGTTGGAGACATTGATATAGGATTTCCCCTGAAGGTGGATAGTGCCACGCCAATTACTCAATTGTAGTACCGGCTCCTGTAAGGCTTTCCTAATCATCTAGCTTATGAgatttgtatattaaattaattagggGCCACGCTCAGTTTTTACAAGCCTTCAAATTATAGATGTTTTGTTTCATATAACAAGTAGTCTGGAAAGTCATCGAATCATCTCGTTGTCTTGACCTATACTTGACCGGTATCTCTCACTGGATCACTGGGTTCTGCTATAAAATTCGTGTTAAtgttatatgaatttttaaccTACAAATCCGTTGTGCAGGCAGCCGAAGCAGGGGAATTTCTCGATATATGATTACCTTAAGTATATACTAGTAGTAGGCTACCTCGATGTCTGTGGAGCGTTGGCTTACTGTGAGCTCCTCTGCTGACGTGCCTACGGCATGAGCCTAATAACTCATGTGGTTATGCATTTAAGCATAGATTGTTAGTATGAATGGTTATTGAATAGTGCCAAGATACCCGCTAAGTCGCTAGAGGGATCATAGGCACTCAGAATTTATGAAGGGTTTAGTCCAAACCAAAACCTTTCTGAGACTTTCCAACACTAGCTGATGAACGCTGTACGGGACTGTTTATTGGTTAGTCACAGCTAACCATTGTATCTAAAGAACTTTATTATCATCCGCAACCTGTGATTCGATCgattaatattttgatatttattttcttctgaATGCAATATTTGTAAGAAGCGAGGATactttttcatatgaaaatcctcgaaatccaacgcagaaaaacttttgccaacaagtgctacttcggactggagtaggcaattgagacgtaaagtcctctctcgacgagcaaagaccaaaccctacaagtcactcatcatctccgtTCTGCTAAATGATGCAGCGGCATGAACGattacaacatctgatgagtcggcgttacgagttttcgagaggaaggttctgcgtaagatttatggtcttttgcgcattggcaacggcgagtaccggagtcgatggaacgatgagctgtacgagatatacgacgacattgacatagttccgcgaattaagagaccgcagctacgctggctaggtcatgtcgtccgtaaGGATGAAAAtgatccagctctgaaagtattctacGCAGTTTCCGCCagaggaagcagagaaagaggtagacctccactcctttggagagatcaggtggagaaggacctcaCCGCACTTGGTATCTCAAATTGGCGTCAAAATTGCGaaaggaagaaacgactggtacgctgttgtaaactcggctataaccgcgttagcagtgtctacgccaataaagaagaagagtatatatgattttcaataaaatatttttttttcattgagttataaaattcataagaaataaaaaaatttcccaaaaataatcaaactttaactgttaatatcttttaaacgtttgggtttacgaaaaaatcttaGTAGACCTTCTTTGTAGAGCactcaatttcctacaaaatcttaggaacaagatattttttcaagtaattggaagcgagatataaatttttctatctggtaataagaaaaaatagaaaactgtatgtaggagcaccttcccgttacaattaaaaactcatatttggagaggctttcttagaggtgtctaggaacctatttttccgagtaccaaacgaaaaaaaaaaatttttttcttgaatcactctaatatatgtatatatatatgtatatatgcatgtatataggCATACAGATATACagatgtaaatattttatatgttgaAAGTAAAAACTGACAGTAAGAGAACTCGAACAACCCACATTATAGACGCTTCGCAGTTCGTCTGCAATCCACTATACGCCGAACGGCAATTACTACAAGATACAAACGCTTCCATCCACAGAAAGGCCGTGTGGAGCACTCATGCGCCAGCCGATACGAAGCCTCCACAGGCGTATGCGTGGAAGTGTGTCAAGAGACAGGCCAGCGAGATGGCAGATTGTTATACGTACTGTATACTCTTCCGAAGAATTTACAGCGATTTCCatcgcaacaacaataaaaactattGCAAGCACAGAAATGAAATGGGAAAACACCGACAAAACTGGATATTAATGCGATCGTTGAAAAACTGTCCATACACGAAAATACGACTTGCgtgtatgtatgggtgtgtaAGCGGTctcatgtgtatgtgtgtgttctgTTGGATAGATGTGTTCTGCTGTGATATTTTGGAGTAATTGTCAGTTGGAGGACGAACGTTGAAGCTTTTGGTTCACTGTCgagtttttgcaaaataaatacccCAAAGTTCCTTAGTAAACAGTGAAAATAAGCTGAAAAAAATGAGTTCCGTGGTGAGTCCACCAAAGTGGTTATATTATGTGTCGtgtatttgaatatttagtaaataacaaaattttcgttCTGAATTACAGGACGAAGATCTGACACCTGAGCAAATTGCAGGTAAGTTGTTTTCTACTAATCCGCCCCGAACATTGTCTAAgcgtttttatttcatattttatagtGCTCCAGAAAGCCTTTAACAGCTTTGACCACCAGAAAACCGGTAGCATCCCAACTGAAATGGTAGCGGATATTTTGCGTTTGATGGGACAACCGTTCGATAAGAAAATTTTAGAGGAACTTATTGAAGAAGTGGATGAAGATAGTAAGTAAATTTAcggaatatttgaaaaaaaataattaatactagaaaaaaccttaacttcgactgcaccgaaaCTCCCAACTTCCCAAATACAAAAgcttctatacaagaacttggttttgagcgtgcagtttgtatgacagctatataatatagtgtTCCGTTCTGAACAAagtcttcggagattgtatcgTCGTTTTGGTCCGTGTTAAGTTTTGTGAAGAAATCTCatgaaataaaagagttttcaatacaaaaacttgattttcatccatcagtttgcatggcagctatatgttatagtggtccgatctgaaaaatttcttcgaagattgtaccGCAATCTTTAGCAATAATTCGTgtcaaaatttcgtgaagctaCCTTGTCGAAAAAAAGTTTACCCTACGAGGACATGACTGTTATCAAGCTTAGTGCTCTAACCTCACTCCAAGAACCCTATAGTGGGTTTAAACTTAAAGGAATTCCCCAAAaccagtacatacacatatatttatttgtaattatgcaaattttagtCCCTAATGCGTATCTTTTGGCCTTCACTCTTCTCTCTAGAATCCGGTCGTTTGGAGTTCGAAGAGTTCGTGCAGTTGGCTGCCAAATTTATCGTCGAAGAAGATGCTGAAGCAATGCAAAAGGAGTTGCGCGAAGCCTTCCGCTTATACGATAAACAGGGTAACGGTTTCATTCCAACAACTTGTTTAAAAGAGATTCTCAAAGAGTTGGACGATCAACTGACCGAGGCTGAACTTGATATCATGATCGAGGAGATTGATTCCGATGGCTCCGGCACGGTGGACTTTGatggtaaatttttaaatgtttatcaGCAATACAGGTGCAATATTGACATTCCTGtagctatatgtatgtacatgtgtgcttGTTTTATTAACGGTAAATTGCCTTCAttaatagatatatgtatgtaggtatgtgtggtGGTGTTGTGGCACTTGTGGCTATAATTAGGTTTTTATGatccaaattttttattgccgcAGACATTCGATCGAAAGCTTCTGtcataagcaacaacaacagcaaacgtCTATGGGTGCGCGGGCGTTACtcgattatttattttcaaatgcgTTAATTAGCGTTGTTCGGCTAATTAAAAACAGTCGACATGtggaaaaacaacaattgtatGCTTTTTATGTGAATAATATGAAACGGTTTATAGTGTGAGAGATTTTAGTCAGATATTATAGTTGTTGCCTGGTTATTTTGCAGTAGCTTTCTAAAACGTTTAATTTTTGGTGGGAGCGTTCGCTGGAAATTAGGGGGCggcgtgcatacatacatatgtatgtatatagctacatatgtatatgtgtgtgttagaAAATTTTCCTTCTATACTGTGAATTTtcggacatatgtatgtatgtttgtgtgtctaAGCTAACATGTACTACCTACACACAtattgaagagcaaagaaaagAAATGGGTCGGCTGTATATCATTTTTTCAACAGATGTAATTGTTTATATTCGATTTCGAAAAgagttttaagttgtaaagaacggttgtaaccgaacattttaactTCGCAATGATACCCTTCACAGAAAAATATGTCTTTCATGCCAAAACTTAATTCCtatcgtgcagtttgtatgccagctatatgtaatagtggtccgatatcggcgctTCCGCCAAATAAGCAAGTTCTTAGGAAGAAAAGGTCGAGTACAAAGtctcagaacgatatctcaaaagctgcgGGACTAATGCGCATATATACAGAGAGACGGACCGACGAGCAGACGGACTTGGCAAAATTGACTGAGCTtcggcaaaaaatagtaagacattGTTCacgattttaaaattcttaatttattcttcaaagcctatgtcgtccccctcaaagtaatccttcCTGGCCTCTATACACTCAAGCCAACGTTTTAtcaatcttcgaaacagttgttaaaggtAACTTCtgaaatagccttcaatgcgcgtaccaattcacgtttaatgtcttcataACGTTTTCCCCGAAGcggtttgctgaatagccagaagtcacacggagctaaattaggcgaatacggtggttgcggcacgatattggttgaaaatttggcgagaaACTCGCGATGAATCTATGCAATATGCCACGGTGAATTATTGTGGTGCAAAatccaagagttgtcggcccataattcctgCCTCTTTTCACGAATAGCTTCGCACAACGACGTATaccactcaaatagtattccatgttgacagtttggccgctcggaaggaattcggagtgcaccacacctcaatAACCAAGAAAACGGTctacataaccttgattttttatCTGTTTTGACGTGGTGTTTTCGTCTTCGGCTCACCTTGGTCCCGATATTCGggcgattgatcgtctgttttcaTCTCGTAAGCATAGATCATTGCCAGTTTCATAATATCGtgttagtcggaaagcattgtttcacagatgttaacACGACgcatttttcgaaatattgatttttgaacCAATTGTATGCCTAAAATAACTTTCAAAATGGCTATcattgatccttccgatattccaacgatgccagtaagatctctgacagtttatcatcgattctcaagcatcaaTCCACTTATTTTACTGACGTGTTGATCATGTTGATGGCCGTACTGAACGTGGttcgaataatttgtaccaatcaaagccaattgctcgcgacaaacaattatcaccgaaggcttttccaacattctcaacgtttcggcaccagaaatttgattccgcacacaaaattttatggaacttctttgttgaataatttcgcGCATTGTAAAattcgccgaatgcactttatgtagtTCAGCAAGACAAGCGTTTGACAGTCTGTCAACccagaaaaaatttacatatgtggaAGAATGGCTTTTTGCGCGAATTTGGAATTAAAAAGACTTAGTATGATTTGCTCACAGTCTCCGAAgattccttctggatgttacaaacttcctggCAAACTTAACATATCcagtttagggtataaaaatgttgtgtAGAATTTAAGACAGCAATTTTCATTATTCGACGAAACCGTCAAGGGATTGCAATCAAATTTGTTACATTTAGTTGTATTGCCATGTTTTACTTCATATAAGTGAAGTTCATATTCAAATCAACCCAAATCATTTGGGTATGAGGGAAAAGTCAACCACAGAATCGGAAATATTTATAGTATTACGAATATTTGAAATTCTTACATTAAGCATTGTATATGGGGGTAGGGGTAGTATTGACACGATTCTAGTAACAGAGAAAATAATTCTATTTCGATTATAATAACAAGGCAAATATTCAGTATGAATTACAATAATAAACTTCGTATATTGACCGATAGTTTTGGTAAAAAGTCAGTCGTGCCTATGTGTGGACCACATACTTGTAGTTCGTACCTGTGGACTTGAGCAGATATTGTccgatttcaactatttttagacgcattttcacaatttaatttggttaaaattggtTGAGCATTTTCTAAGATATATTAATTCAGCTAAAGGTGGGTGGTGACATCGCTATTGTCCAAGCTTTATACCGATACCTTTGGAACCTTCAAGTATAGTATTAGGATAGAGAGTTATCGTACTTATAGTAGTTTTACCGTTACGGAGCTTATATATGTTTTCCGGCCAGCTGCAATAACCAACTTATTATAGTGTCGAGGAAATTCCTCcaatatgtatatcttaattttgacTCAAGTTatcagacggacggacggacggatgaaCGGATTTCTACTCAACTCATCATTCGcaccatttatatacatacaaactccGTATCTATCTCGGTTAGGTTTAGATCTTACTAATAACTGCTAGGTGAAGAAAActattataatgggttgtcaaaaaagtcttgcggtatttttattgaagttttttttttattgaaattgaaatgaatttttgatgactcatgcccagctcttgaccgatgctacggctgctactatgccgacCTCTtttgaccaattcagcgattttatcgcaattttcgacgacaggccttccggagcgtggcgcatcttcgaccacctctacaccagaacgaaaacgttgaaatcatcGTTgcgcggtggaaatggaaactatatcgagtccataaactgcacaaattttattggcggcttgagatgcattttgcctttatcgtagtagtactgtaaaatatgccgtattttctctttattttgctccatgtttgcgacgctaaaactcacgaacgacttaaaagaaacgacaatcaatcaaacacgtgtcagcgcgtgaaatgagcttttcaaaaaggtatagcatgacccgatgagacgaataaaactagaactacgcgctttcagcgccaactagcgaaaataccgcaagacttttttgacaaccaatatgaGTACTCTGTTtcggaagtttaaaaattactgCCAACATCGCTGAAGATAGTATAGAATTagaatttaaattgatttttcttattttatttttacagaatTCATGGAAATGATGACCGGGGAATAGATCTAATCCACAGATCTAACATGCcttcatacatacatctgtacttccttacataaatatacatatgtaatgctTTGTTTATACTTTAAGAATATATCTTCAGCAGTAACAAATCGGGCCCTGATTCGTGACGGGTATTTACCGTGTCTTTgcattataaaatttcattaatgtggcatgacatactatatatgtatgtatatttaaatatatacaagtatgaatACCAAAGAtgtatttttcatatatgtacatatgtaaatgtattcaaTAATCGTTTTTATAGCCATTATCACAATTTTACACGCGTCCAcaaattgcatacatacatacttacacttaACTCTGTTACCAAAAATATTGCtcataaaataaagtatttaaattaaaaaaaaaaaaaaacaaataatgaagaGCTTGTATGAATTACAatgaataattattattttatagaaatgttaaaataatacataaaaaagtAAGGACGAGCTAAGTTCCGGTGTTactaaacattttatactctagcaactcgcaggaatcaaagccaaggTAATGCCGTCAACCAAAGGATCGGAATCTAGGcaattgtatatatgcatatattctgCATAACAAAAAATTCAGTATACGATTTGTCAGAAAAACAAGATTCCATATTCGTTGTATATGGGAATTGGGGTtggtatcgacccgattttatctattaactattatcatgccacatactaaataaTGTTCCGTGGGTTTCATTGTGTGTAAGGTACCACATACAATCACCAGTCATATAAAGCCGGCCGGATGTTCGAAATAACTGATATtaattacacacatatatggggactgggtcaagttttcgctaattgtgttttaggcacaaatatataagtaatgtaacaaacaaaacaccttttgtaaattttattgagATGACTataatattggccgatatatccagcataaagtcacccggaagttcgaaaatctttataaccgatattttcggtcaaaggGGGCCCCACTcccctttttcaacaatttttactgCGATCCTCTGCTTACAGcttcatatcttaatttagtgttaGTGTTAGTAGGGcgctttatatgttttcggttaatggcgatctacgaactcgtaatttttttttgtactaaagagTCCGCATactaagtttcagcaaaatatctcaattttgactcaagttacagcttgcacggacggaccgacagacatacagtcacccggatttcaacttttctcgtcatcctgatcatttatatatgtatgtatataagcctATAGCTATCGCGctaagttttaggtgatacatacaaccgttaggtgaacaaaattattatattttgtagcaACTGGGTTGCACCGATGCTACAATACCCTTCACTCTCCATAGCTCAGTTTATATGGTCTACCAAACTCAATTATcgtcttccaagcggaagtactggTCATAAAGATGGCTTGTGGAGTTCTATTGAATAATTACGTGAGGATGCAGCGTGTTACCATATACACAGGTAGCCAGGTGGTACTGTTAGCCCTGTCATAGTCAAAGATAAACTCTAGCGTGGTCAACAAATGTAGGaaggctttaagctcactggcaGGTCAACTCACTTGCCCATAATTTGGGTTTCCGGTcataggaatatttttttatttagcgcCAATTGAACCCAAAGGGGTGACACTCTTAAACTTGTACCTACCTTGTATAGCTCTTTGCTTTTACCTCAATTTGAAAATCTTgctatacaagcacttgatccggatcgttcattttgtatggcaagctaaatgctatagtggtctggttcggtggttctgacaaatgagcagtttctggagagaaaaggacgtgcgCAAAATCTCAGATttatatctcaaaagctgagggattagttcgcgtatatacagacagacgaacggacagccatggctaagtcgactcaACTCCTCATGCTAATCATTTATGCCATATATTTTGTacagtctccgacgtttccctTTGGGCATTACAGACATCATGGCGaacttaatatgtataaatacgcTGCGTAAGATTAATATCAAATTTAAGAAaccaaataccatatttgtatattttttgttatggaCCATCATAGACTCACTTTGTTTCATTACTACATTTTGCTGCCcaaattgtatttatattaaattctaCATAATCACCAGAAGAGACCATGGCGAGACTCGTGGTTTTGTATGTTAGGAGTAGAACAGTGAGCGGTAGACTGTTAAAGACCCAGCATGCTTAAAGCAAATGCAGGTCGGTCGACACTACTTTGCTCGACATCGAGGGGTTCTACAACAAAGTGCGACCGGATGCGGTGATAACAGCCCTTGAAAAGTTCGAGGTGGAATCGAATCTCAAGCAtctaatatacttatattatgtttttttttcgcgACAGAACGGTCGTAGCGGAGTGAGGCAGTGCAAATAGATTCCGAAAGATTAACAGGGACATCCCGCAGGGTAGAGTATTTTCCGAACTGCTTTGGATCTTGGTTGTTAATTACCTCCTCAAAGAATTCGAGGAACGAGGTTGCGGGGTGACTTGGGCACTTTCGACAACGTTGTTGTTTTGCATCTACGAAGTCGTAGTCAAATCAATAATGCTTTATAGTCAATTCGTCTGGCGGGAGTACATCAGCGGTGCACAGCAGATTGCGCCAACAACAGAACTTAAGAATTAAGACTTATTGTTATAGCAGAGTCCCTGGTGAATAGGCGCAGTGAGTTTTTTTTTACGGATAGGTCAAAGCTGGGAGGGATGGTAGGAGGGGGAGTCTTCTTGAAGGAGATGGTCTCTTCGTCAAGCTTAGCTTTAGACTACCGCAGAACTGTAGTGTCTTTCAGGCCGAAGTGGCTGCTACTTACTGCTCAGAGGTGGGCATTCACTCCGGCAACAAAGCGGCGATACTAGCAATGAGCACGCAAAGGTTGCGCCTTTAGGTTATTCTATCCTCACAAGAAACAGCTACAAGCTACTTCGGTAACAGACTCGCTTGATAGCAAGAAGGGGCACCCTAACCTCGCTCACATCGGAGTGGAAACGTTTGGATCCCTGTTGTCATCTTGCGTACTAACATTGGATATAAGAACCTCACCTGCGATAGGCTAATGGTCTAGAATAGAACGtaggagatctactgaactactttCTCTTAGCAAAATCCACCTTGCCGCAATCAGGGGTTCTTACTGAACATTGTCCAATATGCTAAAAGCTAAGGCGAGATTGAAGCATCCAGGCTTTTTCTCCTTCTTTGTTCAGCTTTTGCAAGACGGAGGTTGCAACATCGCTGCAGTCATACTTTCAGCGAACCAGGAGACATAACCGAAACAAACATTAGCCCCTCAACCACTTTGTGATCGATCGGTGCAAAGCGTTCCTTTGATGGAAGGAGGGTTTTTAAGTTGAATTTTGTAGCAATCCTGGGTACTACAACGGACTGGCTATAAGCCATTcaagtgagatccctgttaGGATCGACCATTCAATATCTTCTACAAATTAACTAATATTTAATACCCTAAAATATCACATCGCAACTTTACGATCGACCACatcacgtgcgggatgggatagatatagtgtgaaagattaaagcccaccgtcaacaaactgattggaccttatcagtgtggctttagacctNNNNNNNNNNNNNNNNNNNNNNNNNNNNNNNNNNNNNNNNNNNNNNNNNNNNNNNNNNNNNNNNNNNNNNNNNNNNNNNNNNNNNNNNNNNNNNNNNNNNNNNNNNNNNNNNNNNNNNNNNNNNNNNNNNNNNNNNNNNNNNNNNNNNNNNNNNNNNNNNNNNNNNNNNNNNNNNNNNNNNNNNNNNNNNNNNNNNNNNNNNNNNNNNNNNNNNNNNNNNNNNNNNNNNNNNNNNNNNNNNNNNNNNNNNNN from Bactrocera tryoni isolate S06 chromosome 5, CSIRO_BtryS06_freeze2, whole genome shotgun sequence includes these protein-coding regions:
- the LOC120779166 gene encoding troponin C isoform X2; the encoded protein is MSSDEDLTPEQIAVLQKAFNSFDHQKTGSIPTEMVADILRLMGQPFDKKILEELIEEVDEDKSGRLEFEEFVQLAAKFIVEEDAEAMQKELREAFRLYDKQGNGFIPTTCLKEILKELDDQLTEAELDIMIEEIDSDGSGTVDFDEFMEMMTGE
- the LOC120779166 gene encoding troponin C isoform X1, which encodes MSSVDEDLTPEQIAVLQKAFNSFDHQKTGSIPTEMVADILRLMGQPFDKKILEELIEEVDEDKSGRLEFEEFVQLAAKFIVEEDAEAMQKELREAFRLYDKQGNGFIPTTCLKEILKELDDQLTEAELDIMIEEIDSDGSGTVDFDEFMEMMTGE